The following proteins are encoded in a genomic region of Fusarium oxysporum f. sp. lycopersici 4287 chromosome 1, whole genome shotgun sequence:
- a CDS encoding hypothetical protein (At least one base has a quality score < 10) — MATHRLKLSTQHATHRIKLSTEPGHNPPITIAPRLDQDSLDTAERRRIQNRIAQRKYRKKLKRRVEDLERRASSSEPAGSDKQAQETTKSKRSFKSQKSQPATSAKPVVSQSQFIPLREPTDDLFFPGTHDDRARSNSFSQFTCSTYPTPDAMFVAPYDSPETSLAMATTDAHPSYLNTSAAPMILSPMTHFSDTTKRELCPSDDELTPYTTYGYMRPMDFNAPSPYDQSNPHTPPLSRFWDNSANYSEVE, encoded by the exons ATGGCGACACACCGACTCAAACTCTCTACTCAACACGCTACACACCGAATCAAACTCTCTACTGAACCAGGTCACAACCCACCTATCACAATAGCTCCAC GACTGGACCAAGATTCTCTGGACACTGCTGAGCGCCGACGGATACAGAACCGCATTGCTCAGCGCAAGTACC gcaagaagctcaagcgaCGCGTCGAGGACCTCGAGCGCCGTGCTAGCTCTTCTGAACCTGCCGGGTCCGATAAGCAGGCCCAGGAGACCACCAAGTCGAAGCGATCCTTCAAGTCCCAAAAGTCGCAGCCCGCTACCTCCGCCAAGCCAGTCGTCTCCCAGAGCCAGTTTATCCCTCTCAGGGAGCCGACGGAtgatctcttcttccctggcACCCACGACGACCGGGCTCGCTCCAACAGCTTTTCCCAGTTCACATGCTCGACTTATCCGACTCCTGATGCGATGTTCGTCGCTCCCTACGATTCCCCTGAGACATCCTTGGCCATGGCTACTACTGACGCCCACCCCAGCTACCTGAATACTTCCGCCGCGCCCATGATACTTTCCCCAATGACGCATTTTAGCGATACCACCAAGCGGGAGTTATGCCCCAGCGACGACGAGCTGACCCCTTATACGACTTATGGCTACATGCGACCCATGGACTTCAACGCTCCAAGCCCCTACGACCAGTCTAACCCTCAT ACTCCTCCGCTCTCGCGATTTTGGGACAACTCAGCCAACTACTCAGAGGTCGAATAG